One genomic window of bacterium includes the following:
- a CDS encoding vitamin B12-dependent ribonucleotide reductase has protein sequence MKLTPNALRVLERRYLTRDESGRLVETPEEMFRRVARAVAQADEEPDQAEEIFFHMMASLEFLPNSPTLMNAGKDLGQLSACFVLPVDDSMENIFESVKHTAMIHKSGGGTGFSFSRLRPKGSTVASTGGVSSGPVSFMKVFDTATDVIKQGGKRRGANMGILRVDHPDIREFIYAKEDPSRFNNFNLSVAITDAFMEALEKGDNYDLVDPHTGRVVDSVSAREIFEEIVNQAWKTGDPGVLFIDRINHDNPTPSLGEFEGTNPCGEQPLLPYESCNLGSINLAKMVKRQARRWVLDEKRLDLLVAQAVRFLDNVIEVNRYPLPQIEEMTKANRKIGLGVMGFADLLIMLQIPYDSPEAVRMARRVMSRIRRKAREASASLAQLRGPFPNYPRSVYPGKNIPPLRNATTTTIAPTGTLSIIAGCSSGIEPLFAVSYIRKVLDNEELLEVHPLFVEVAKRRGFYNERVMREVAASGSLKSFEDIPEDIRRIFVTAHDITPEWHVKIQAAFQEHTDNAVSKTVNFPHDATPEDVARVYWLAYRLGCKGVTIYRDRSRDSQVLNIGRCTPSEIAQIQSAIAEPPMAAAASPAVYPQPSKGLPRVAPRPRPPVTQGVTERIGTGCGKLYVTVNHDEEGICEVFAQMGKSGGCAASQIEGISRLISLALRSRVSMEAIIKQIKGIRCPAPLWAKGGMVLSCADGIARVLEHQSGSNGQQAGREKPKSLGAEASGSWALPKGGDPQGVIVGSCPDCGGAIEHAEGCEVCRFCGFTKCA, from the coding sequence TTGAAACTTACACCCAATGCCCTGAGGGTGCTGGAGAGGCGCTATCTCACCAGGGATGAAAGCGGCAGATTGGTGGAGACACCTGAGGAGATGTTCAGGCGGGTGGCCAGAGCCGTTGCCCAGGCTGACGAGGAGCCTGATCAGGCAGAGGAGATCTTTTTCCATATGATGGCCTCTTTGGAGTTCCTGCCCAATTCCCCAACACTCATGAACGCCGGGAAGGATTTGGGGCAGCTTTCGGCTTGTTTCGTGCTCCCTGTGGACGATTCCATGGAGAACATTTTTGAGTCAGTAAAGCACACTGCCATGATCCACAAGTCAGGTGGTGGGACCGGATTTTCTTTCAGCCGTTTGAGGCCCAAGGGATCCACGGTGGCCTCCACCGGAGGGGTTTCCAGCGGACCGGTTTCCTTCATGAAGGTCTTTGACACGGCCACAGATGTCATAAAACAGGGCGGGAAAAGGCGCGGGGCCAACATGGGGATTCTCAGGGTGGATCACCCCGACATTCGGGAGTTCATATATGCCAAAGAGGACCCCAGCCGCTTCAACAACTTCAATCTCTCTGTGGCCATCACCGATGCCTTCATGGAGGCTCTGGAAAAAGGGGATAATTACGATCTTGTGGATCCCCATACAGGAAGGGTTGTGGATTCTGTATCGGCGCGGGAGATCTTCGAAGAAATAGTAAACCAGGCCTGGAAAACAGGAGACCCTGGGGTACTTTTTATTGACAGGATCAATCACGACAATCCCACCCCCAGCCTGGGGGAGTTTGAAGGCACAAACCCTTGCGGGGAGCAACCCTTGCTGCCTTACGAATCCTGCAATCTGGGCTCCATTAACCTGGCCAAGATGGTCAAACGCCAGGCAAGACGTTGGGTGCTGGATGAAAAACGCTTGGATCTCTTGGTGGCCCAGGCTGTGCGATTTCTGGACAACGTCATAGAGGTGAACCGCTATCCCCTCCCACAGATCGAGGAGATGACAAAAGCCAACCGGAAGATAGGCTTGGGAGTCATGGGCTTCGCGGATCTACTCATCATGCTCCAGATTCCCTATGATTCACCAGAAGCTGTCCGCATGGCCCGGCGGGTCATGTCCAGAATAAGGAGAAAGGCCAGGGAGGCCTCTGCCAGCTTGGCTCAGTTGCGAGGTCCCTTCCCCAATTATCCCAGAAGCGTGTACCCAGGGAAGAACATTCCGCCTCTTCGCAATGCCACCACCACCACCATAGCCCCCACGGGTACTCTTAGCATCATTGCCGGTTGTTCCAGCGGCATAGAACCATTGTTTGCGGTATCTTACATCAGGAAGGTCCTGGATAACGAAGAGCTCTTGGAAGTGCATCCTCTTTTCGTGGAAGTGGCCAAGAGAAGGGGTTTTTACAATGAAAGGGTCATGAGGGAGGTGGCTGCCAGCGGAAGCCTCAAGTCCTTTGAAGACATTCCCGAGGACATAAGACGGATTTTCGTCACGGCTCACGACATAACGCCCGAGTGGCATGTAAAGATCCAGGCTGCGTTTCAGGAGCATACTGACAACGCGGTTTCCAAGACCGTTAATTTCCCTCACGATGCCACTCCCGAAGATGTGGCAAGGGTCTACTGGCTGGCTTACAGGCTAGGTTGCAAAGGGGTCACCATCTACAGGGACAGGAGCCGAGATTCTCAGGTCCTCAATATCGGGCGCTGCACCCCTTCGGAAATAGCCCAGATCCAATCCGCCATCGCAGAGCCGCCTATGGCGGCAGCCGCCTCCCCTGCTGTGTACCCACAACCGAGCAAAGGTTTGCCTCGTGTGGCGCCCAGGCCCAGGCCGCCTGTCACACAAGGGGTCACAGAGAGGATCGGAACAGGTTGCGGCAAACTTTATGTGACCGTCAACCACGACGAAGAGGGTATATGCGAGGTTTTTGCCCAGATGGGCAAGTCAGGAGGATGCGCAGCATCCCAGATAGAAGGCATAAGCCGCCTGATCTCTCTGGCCCTTCGCTCCAGAGTCAGCATGGAAGCCATAATAAAGCAGATAAAAGGCATCAGGTGTCCTGCACCTCTTTGGGCCAAGGGGGGAATGGTGCTGTCTTGTGCAGATGGAATTGCCAGGGTCCTGGAGCATCAAAGTGGCAGTAATGGTCAGCAAGCAGGCCGCGAAAAACCCAAGTCTTTGGGGGCTGAAGCTTCAGGTTCCT